A window of Anolis sagrei isolate rAnoSag1 chromosome 13, rAnoSag1.mat, whole genome shotgun sequence contains these coding sequences:
- the LOC137097781 gene encoding arylacetamide deacetylase-like 4 produces MAFLATLGMLALYASLLALFLRIAWAIYRDQRRLHIPLEIKYPIRIRILYTGLKFGVLAVISESFFKKSGLCNPFKLLEWLYRTFIPKWSPTLTIKDLVFDDVPVRVFWPKRTPSGKRRGVVVIPGGGAIQGNIGLTGLPCRYIAWETDSVVMTVAFRLAPEHPFPIPVMDCCTATKHFLKNAEEYGVDPNRIVLYGECSGGTFAVAVSEYLAGRKDLPKLGGQVLIYPGLQAVDFNLPSYQQNHSIPFLFKKWALMVATRLLTAKEVNLEDVMKNAHLPEHVWMKYRKWVNPNDIPERFKGRGYVPMERPPFRQELYEIMKEATNPMYSPLLAEDDVIRQLPKTFLVTCEYDIFRDDGLLFKKRLEDNGVPLTWYHIEDGFHGMLFGVGNSLMQYPGTKLHCQHINNFINSI; encoded by the exons ATGGCATTTCTTGCCACTCTGGGGATGCTCGCGTTGTATGCCAGCCTTCTTGCTCTCTTCTTGAGGATTGCATGGGCCATTTATCGTGATCAGAGAAGGCTGCACATTCCCCTGGAAATCAAATACCCTATAAGGATACGAATTTTGTATACCGGACTCAAATTTGGAGTGCTTGCGGTAA TCTCG GaatcattctttaaaaaatctggCTTGTGCAATCCATTCAAATTACTTGAGTGGTTGTACAGAACATTTATACCCAAGTGGAGCCCAACACTGACGATCAAGGACTTGGTGTTTGATGACGTTCCGGTCAGAGTGTTTTGGCCCAAAAGAACTCCTtctgggaagagaagaggagtggTTGTCATTCCAGGAGGTGGTGCAATTCAGGGAAATATTG GGCTAACTGGCCTACCATGCCGCTACATTGCCTGGGAAACCGATTCTGTCGTTATGACTGTTGC GTTTCGTTTGGCTCCAGAGCATCCGTTCCCAATCCCAGTTATGGATTGCTGCACAGCTACTAAGCACTTTTTGAAAAATGCAGAGGAATATGGAGTGGACCCAAATCGCATTGTTCTCTATGGAGAGTGTAGCGGAGGGACATTTGCTGTAGCCGTTTCTGAATATTTGGCAGGCAGGAAAGATCTCCCAAAGCTAGGAGGCCAGGTCCTCATCTATCCGGGTTTGCAGGCCGTCGATTTCAATTTGCCTTCTTATCAGCAAAACCATTCGATCCCTTTCCTGTTCAAGAAATGGGCCTTAATGGTTGCTACCCGGCTTCTGACTGCAAAGGAGGTCAACCTGGAGGACGTCATGAAGAATGCTCATCTACCTGAACATGTGTGGATGAAATACAGGAAATGGGTCAATCCCAATGACATTCCAGAAAGATTTAAGGGCAGGGGTTACGTGCCCATGGAGCGGCCTCCGTTTCGCCAAGAACTTTACGAAATCATGAAAGAAGCAACCAACCCCATGTATTCCCCACTTTTAGCAGAGGATGACGTGATCCGCCAGCTCCCCAAGACTTTCCTTGTAACCTGTGAATACGATATTTTCCGAGATGATGGGCTTTTATTCAAGAAACGGCTAGAGGACAACGGTGTCCCACTGACGTGGTATCACATCGAGGACGGTTTCCACGGAATGTTGTTTGGCGTTGGCAATAGCCTAATGCAATACCCAGGAACGAAACTCCATTGCCAGCATATAAATAATTTCATTAACAGTATATAA
- the LOC132764747 gene encoding arylacetamide deacetylase-like 4, whose translation MAFLATLGMLALYASLLALFLRIAWAIYRDQRRLHIPPEIKYPIIVRILYTGLKFGGFIESFFKKSGLCNPFKLLVWLYRTFIPKWSPTLTIKDLVFDGIPVRVYWPKRTPSGKRRGVVVIPGGGGVVGNIGLTDIPCRYIARETDSVVMTVAFRLAPEHPFPIPVMDCCTATKHFLKNAEEYGVDPHRIVLYGECSGGTFAVAVSEYLAGRKDLPKLGGQVLIYPGLQAVDLNLPSYQQNHSIPFLFKKWALMVATRLLTAKEVNLEDVMKNAHLPEHVWMKYRKWVNPDDIPERFKGRGYVPMERPPFRPELYEIMKEATNPMYSPLLAEDDVIRQLPKTFLLTCEYDIFRDDGLLFKKRLEDNGVPLTWYHIEDGFHGILFGVGNSLMQYPGTKLHCQHIHNFINSI comes from the exons ATGGCATTTCTTGCCACTCTGGGGATGCTCGCGTTGTATGCCAGCCTTCTTGCTCTCTTCTTGAGGATTGCATGGGCCATTTATCGTGATCAGAGAAGGCTGCACATTCCCCCGGAAATCAAATACCCCATAATAGTACGAATTTTGTATACCGGACTCAAATTTGGA GGTTTTATA GaatcattctttaaaaaatctggCTTGTGCAATCCATTCAAATTACTTGTGTGGTTGTACAGAACATTTATACCCAAGTGGAGCCCAACACTGACGATCAAGGACTTGGTGTTTGATGGCATTCCGGTCAGAGTGTATTGGCCCAAAAGAACTCCTtctgggaagagaagaggagtggTTGTCATTCCAGGAGGTGGTGGAGTTGTGGGAAATATTG GTCTAACTGACATACCATGCCGCTACATTGCCCGGGAAACCGATTCTGTCGTTATGACTGTTGC GTTTCGTTTGGCTCCAGAACATCCGTTCCCAATCCCAGTTATGGATTGCTGCACAGCTACTAAGCACTTTTTGAAAAATGCAGAGGAATACGGAGTGGACCCACATCGCATTGTTCTCTATGGAGAGTGTAGCGGAGGGACATTTGCTGTAGCCGTTTCTGAATATTTGGCAGGCAGGAAAGATCTCCCAAAGCTAGGAGGCCAGGTCCTCATCTATCCGGGTTTGCAGGCCGTCGATTTAAATTTGCCTTCTTATCAGCAAAACCATTCGATCCCTTTCCTGTTCAAGAAATGGGCCTTAATGGTTGCTACCCGGCTTCTGACTGCAAAGGAGGTCAACCTGGAGGACGTCATGAAGAATGCTCATCTACCTGAACATGTGTGGATGAAATACAGGAAATGGGTCAATCCCGATGACATTCCAGAAAGATTTAAGGGCAGGGGTTACGTGCCCATGGAGCGGCCTCCGTTTCGCCCAGAACTTTACGAAATCATGAAAGAAGCAACCAACCCCATGTATTCCCCACTTTTAGCAGAGGATGACGTGATCCGCCAGCTGCCCAAGACTTTCCTTTTAACCTGTGAATACGATATTTTCCGAGATGACGGGCTCTTATTCAAGAAACGGCTAGAGGACAACGGTGTCCCACTGACGTGGTATCACATCGAGGACGGTTTCCACGGAATATTGTTTGGCGTTGGCAATAGCCTAATGCAATACCCAGGAACGAAACTCCATTGCCAGCATATACATAATTTCATTAACAGTATATAA